A region of the Acidobacteriota bacterium genome:
CCTCAGCCGACGTCGGGGTCGCCGGCTTCGCGCCCGGCCCGAGGACCATCGCGTCGATCTTGGTCTGCAGTTTCCTGGGAAGCACCCGGTTGCCGTAGAGCGGCGCCATCCCGGTGGCGCCCAACTCCAAGCCCAGCGCGAAGTCCACGTCCTCGTGCGACTTCTTGAACCGTTCGAGCGCCTCCGCGATCTTCTGATGATCGGTCGTGAACGAGAGCGCACGGTCGTGGGCAAACAGCGCCACCTGGTCCTGTGGCAGCAGCCGGGTCTTCACGAAACGCAGCAGGCCGCTGATGTATCCCGACGGCACTTCGAGCCGGCCCAGGCCCAGCGCGATCACAAACATGCGCCGATTCTGCGGGCCCAACGTCATGCCGCTACGGAGGGTCAATGCGGCGTCGGGCGACGATGTGTCGGGCGCGAGCGCCTGCAAGGTGAAGTGCCGGACCTGCTGTGGAACTCCGTCTTCGGTCACGGTGAAGTCTGCCTGTTTCAGGTCGGTGACCGGCTTGCCGGACCGGTCGACCACGTGAACGTTGACGGGCACGAGGTCAAGCGGGGCTTGCGCGGGCGACGCGGACGGCGCCTGCGGCATGGCGTGCGTGACCGGGAAGCCGACGAGCACCAACACGAAGAGGAACGCGCAGACTGGATACAGGCGTCGCGACATCAGGCACCTCTCTGGGGACAGCCGAATTCCAGACATTCTGCCTTTTCCTGACTCGGGAAAACAAGCCGCTGTCGACGTAGTCGTCAGCGCAGATCCTGCCAGCGCGTGCCGGAGGCCAGCGCGCGGGCCACGCAACCGCCGGCCGCTTCGTACACACCGCGCCACGCCTCTGGTGAAGCGGCCGCACGGAAGTCGGCGTCGGCCGGACAAGCGACGCCGCGAGGCCCGGCTGCTGAGTTCGGGCCGCGGGTGGATCGTCCTACGGTGGTGCCCGCCGCACGTTCTCCGGCCTTGACGATGGCCAGTCCCTCCCGGACCCAGAGCGGGCGATCGCGCAGGAGGGGATCGATCAGGACGTGCACCAGTTCGTGCCGCAGCGTCAGTTCGAGGATCCCCCGCTTCCGCAGCACATCGAGCGGGAGCAGATCGATCCGCGACCCCTTCGTGCGCGCCGACGTCCACCAAGGCTGCCCCGTCGCCCGCGTGTACGCTTCGACCGTCGGGTGAAACTGCAGGTCCAGCACCGACGGCAATGCCACGCCGAGGCTGGACGACATGACGCGAGCCAGTTGGCGCGTCAGCGACCGCACCTCATCGAGACGCTCGCGATCGGCTTCGGGCAGCAGGACGCGAATGGCCGGATCGCTTCCAGACATCACCGCTCCGCCGGCCCCGCTGTCCGTGCCTGACAGGGCGGCCACCTGAAGACCTGGAAAGTAGGCCGCGAGGATCTCGACCCGACTTCGACCCTGCGCAGCGCGACTCGCCGCGCCGCGCACGCACAGGCCCACGCCATGGCCGAGGCCACGGCCCGAGAGCACAAACCCGACACCAGAACGCCGCACGTTGAACAGGGTGCTCTTGACGACCTGCCAGCCAAGCACACGACCGGCGGCCAACTGAAAGGTGTTGGCATCGATGTGATCGGGCGCCATCCCCTCCACGCGGAGCATCGCGGCGCGTCCGGACGGATGTCGCGATGCGACGCTGAAGCCGCGCACCGCCGAACCGCGCAAGCCGGCGGCTTCCAACACCCGGCGCAACTGCGGTTCCGCGACCTCGCTCGTCCATCCCGCTTCGTTCTGGCACGCCGGATCCGGTCGCGCAGGCAGATACGCGGGATCGTCGGCGCCTGCCCACACATGCGACGGCGCTTCCGTGTGACCGCCGCACCAGGCCGAATAGAAGACGCGAGCGACGTGATCCCCTTCGCGCAGCACGAGGCCCGCAGTCGACCGCGCGGCTCGCTCCGTCTCCGCTGTCGCAAGGCCAAGCACCTGGCAGTGCGTGAGATCGCAGAAGTCAAACCCCTCGGCGGCATGACGTCCCCGGTTGGCTGCCGCGAACGTCCGCACGGTGATCGTCAGCGCCTCGAGCGCCGCCATCGGAGCGCCCGCGGACATTTCGCCGGCCACCACGCGCGCGACGTAGGATTCGAGAGGCAGCCAGACAGGATCGTAGCCGCCTCCGCGCCGGGTGATGCCAATGCGAACCTCGCCCGAGCGCACGGAACGGCTTACGCTCCGTGCGGCCGCGCCAGTGCTGCCGAGATCAGGCGTTGATGGCGCCTGCGTCGCCCCCCCGCCATCCCTCGCTCGCGCGATGCCCCACGTCCTCAGTACGTCGACGGCCACCGCAGCCGCATCGGCACCGGCGCCGCCTGGTACGACAACGACGATCGCGTAAGCAGGCTTCGAGTCGGGTGTCGTCGCGACGACCACTCCGAGGTAGCCCCCGCCAGCCATCGGCGCCGTGCCTGTCTTGGCCAGCGCCGGGACTCCCGCGCTGCCAAACGCGGATGCCGTTCCCACCGTCGCCGCCATCCGTAGCCCCCCAATCACGGTCGCCCGCGTCCGGTCGGACATGCGGAATGATGAGGCTGGTCCTGTCACTCTGATGAAGCCGTCCAGCAGGCCCCGCGGCGTTGCGCAGACGCCAGCCAGGCCCAACGCGACGAGTGCCGTCGGAGCGCCGCCGCCACTCGGCCCAAGCCCCATGCGAACGAGCACATCGTCGAGCGCCGCGCGCGGCAAGCGCTGAGCCACGGTGGCGAAGAACACGTTGCAGGAATAGCCCAGCGCCTCGGACGCACCCAGCGGCCGGTGCAGGTCGGGATGGACGCACGTGAGGGTGCGTCCATCGACCGTCACGGTGCGTCGGCACACAATGCGCGTCGCCTCATCGACGACGCCCTGCTCCATGGCGGCGATAAGCGTGGCAATCTTGATGACCGACCCCGGCGCGGTCGCCGCGGCGAGCACGTCGGGGCGCGACTCGGCCACGACACGCTTCGATGAGAGGTCGATCAGAAGGTAGGCGGGACCGGTTGATGACGCGGGTTGGGCGGCGGCCAGGCCAGGCCAGGCGGCAAGGCATAGCAAGGCGCCCACGGCCGCCAATAACCTGGACCTCGACAGACGCACGCGTTCAGCAATCACACGGTCTCCCGACCCGATGCGTGCGCAGCAACCGCGTCACCGACCCGAGACGCCGAGAAACCGCGCCGATTCGGCCCAGATCAACTCCAGATTCGCGCCTAGCAGATGGTCATCATCGAGCATGCGCAAGGAGACGCCAAGCCGCCCAGCCGCGAATCGCTGCACCATCGCGGGGTCGACCACATCATCTCGCCGGCCGTGGAAGATGAGCGTCGGTGTCGAGATCTGTTCGGCGAAGGAATCGTGCTTCTGCGCGTCTTCGTACAAGGCAAAACGGATTGGTCTGATCTGGTTTAACGCGTAGTGCATCACGTCGTACCGGTCCGTCCGGCGCCACCGCTCGAGACCGGCGGCATCCAGCGGTCCGAATCCCGATCGCCCGAAATCGAGCGCTGGAGCGAGCAGCACCAGGCGATCGATCGGCGAGCGAACCGGCATGCCGGCATCGCGGGCCCGGGCCTGCCGGACCGCCACCTGGTACGCCACGAAGCCGCCCAGACTTGATCCAACCAGCGCCAGCGGCCCGTGGGGCAGCAACGCCATCTCCTGCTCGACCTGCGCAATCATCCGCGTCGTGGTCAGCGTCGAGAAGTCGGGCTCGTTCAAATCCGGGCAGCGCACATCGATGCCGAGTGGACAGAGCCGTTCGGCGAACAACCGCGCCTTGGTCGACTCGGGAGACGAGCCGAACCCGTGCAGGTAGATGAGGTGTCTCACTGTCCTGGCGTCGCCCCCGTCAGACCGTCAGAGCTTCGTCGTGCAGCCGGGCCGGCACTGGCAGGCAATGCCCGCCTTTCCGCCGGTGTAATACCGATACGACAATTCCATGCCCGGTTGTACCGTCCGCGCCGCGCAGATCCAGATGGTGTCGCCGACGACGCGCGAGTAGCAGTTCGGTTTACAGCCGTGGTTGATGTAGCGAGCGATGCTGCCACCCACTTCGCCATCGCGCACCCACCGATGGTTGATGGCGAACAGCCAGATATGGCCGTGCGCCTGATGCGCGGCTTCCCGCGCGTGGCTCTCCCGCGTCGTGATCTTCTCTCCAGCGTAGTCGATGATGCGTGTGTTCTTGGGGATGGTCTCGATCGCGAAGACGCCCCAGCCGTGGAGGCGGGAACGACGGCGAACGATACGGGGATACGAGGGTGTCTTCATCTGCTCTAAGATACACTGCGCAGGCCCGGGGAGGGCAACTGCCTCGTATCGATGGCAGCATGACGGCGAAGCGGAAAACGGAGCGCGAGATGTCACACTCAACACGTCGACGCATCGTGCTGGGCTTCGTGGTCGTGGTGGTAGCCGCCCAGTTCATCAGGCCTGATCGCACCAACCCGGCTGTCGTTCCGGAGCAGGCGCTCGAAGCCGGTGGGCACGTGCCAGCTCAGGTGGTGGCGACGCTCAAGCGCGGGTGCTACGACTGCCACGCGCACACCACGATCTGGCCCTGGTACACCAATGTGACGCCGGTCTCGTGGATGATGGCCGACCACGTGAACGAAGGCCGCCAGAAGCTGAATTTCTCGACGTGGAATACCCTGCCGGCGAAACGCCGCGTCAAGGAACTCGAGAAAATTCAGCGTCTCGTCACCGACGGCGAGATGCCACTCGCCAGCTACCTGCTCATCCACCGCGACGCGAAGATGTCCGACGATGACAAGCAGATCGTGTCGAACTGGACGAGCGCAGAGCGAGCGCGCCTGATGCAGGAGGAGGCGATCGCCACGATGCCAGCCTTCGCGCCGACCTCGACCTACGGAGGCTTCGTCTACGTGTCTGGCATCCTGCCCGGCGCGGCAATCGCGCCGCCATCGGTGGCCGAGGACATCCGCAGGCAGACCACGCGCGTGCTGGACGAACTGAAGGCACGCCTGGCAAAGGCCGGCACGAGTCTCGATCGCGTGGTGACGCTCTCGGTCTATCTGAAACGCGCCGAGGACTTCGCGGCGATGAACCAGGTGTGGGCGAAGTACTGGCCAAAGGACCCGCCGTCCCGCACCACGGTCATCGCGGGACTGCCGTCGCCGGGCGCCCTGATTCAGGTAACCGCCATCGCGGCCACGCCCGACACGCCGCGCCAGACGATTCATCCGAAAGCCTGGCTCAAATCGCCCAGCCCATACAGCTACGCCGTCAAGAGCGGCGACACGTTGTTTCTGGCCGGCCTGGTTGCGCGGCGCGGCGTCGACAACACCACCGTCAACGGCGACATCACGGTGCAGACCCGGACCGTACTCGAAAACGCGAAAGCGATTCTGGCGGAGGCGGGATTCGGGTTCAACGACGTCGTGAGCGCACGGGTCTTTCTGACAGACGTCGCGAACTTTGCCAGGATGAATGAGACCTACCGGTCGGCCTGGCCGAAGGACCCGCCGGCGCGGGCCACGGTCATCACCGGGCTCACGAATTCGGGCTACCTGGTTGAGATCACATTCGTCGCGGTCAAGGGTGGCGCGCGCGTGGCCTATACGACGCCGATCGCCGACGGCACGGCTGGCATCCCGAGCCCGAACCTGAGCGGCGCCATCAACATCGGTCCACGCCTGTTCGCGTCGGGCATGCTCGGGATCGTCCCGGGCAAGACGCCTGACGCCGCTCTGCAGGCCCGGGAGATCCTGGCGCGGCTGGGCCGGACCATCGCGCTCGGCGGCGCGCAGTGGTCGAATGTGATTGAATCGGTGGTCTACGTGACGGACCTCGGCAAGGCCCCAGCCGTGCTGAACGCCTTCCGCGCGCAAGTCGGTCCGGCGCTGCCAGTGGGAACCCTCGTGGTCTCGGGCTTGGTGAGCCCCGGGGGTCTGGCCGAGATCATGCTGACAACGGGAAAGTGAGGCACCGACCATGGCTGGCACGTGTTCGTTCGATGTGACGTCAACTGTCGATCTGCAGGAAGTGGACAATGCACTGAATCAGGCCCGCAAGGAAGTGGTTCAGCGGTACGACTTCAAGGGCTCGAAGGCGGCGATCGAGTTCAGCCGCGCCGACAACACCATCACGCTCGTCGCCGACGATGAGTTCAAGATGCAGGCGCTGTGGGAGATCGTGCAGGGCCGGATGGTCAAGCGCAGTGTGCCGGTCAAGAACCTCACGCTCGGCGAGATCGAGCGTGGAGGCAACGACACGGTGCGGCGCGTGGTCACGCTCCAGCAAGGCATCCCAGTCGACACTTCCAAGGCCATCGTCAAGTTCCTGAAGGACCGCAAGCTGAAGAAGGTGCAGGCCGCCATCCAGGCCGACCAATTGCGGATCTCGTCCCCGTCGAAAGACGAGCTGCAGGCGGTGATGCAGTTGTTACGCGCCGAGGATTTCGGGATCGCGCTGCAGTTCGGTAACCGCCGAGACCAGTGACGGGCCAACGACTCGTCAAGCCTCGCACACTGGTCTGGCTGGGGGTGGCCACCGCCGTCGTGTTGTGGGCCACCGCGACCGGGCTGGGCGCGCGCGTCTTTGCCGCGGCGCTGGTGGCGTCCGCGTTGCCGTTGCCCATCTATCTGGCCGCGGCCCTGTGGCTCGACCGGTTCGAGCCCGAGCCTCGGGGCATGCTCGCGATGGCGTTTCTGTGGGGTGCATCGGTCGCCATTGTCGTCGCCGGCATCGTCAACCAGGTGATGGATGCCAGCCTGGGCGAGAGCCTCAGTTCCATCCTTACCGCGCCGCTCGCCGAAGAAGTGCTCAAGGCCTTCATCCTGTTCCGCTTCTACTCGCGTAAAAAGACGGAGTTCGACGGTGTCGTCGATGGATTGATCTACGCGGCGATGGTCGGACTGGGATTCGCGTTCATGGAGAACATCGACTATTACGGGCGTGCGCTGATCAAGGAAGGCCCCGGCGGACTGGCGGTGACCTTTACGCTTCGCGGCGTCATGGCGCCGTTCTCGCATCCGCTGTTCACCGGGCTGACGGGTATTGGACTCGGCGTGGCTCGACAAACGCATCGGCGGTGGGTGCGATCTGTTGCGCCGTCATTGGGCCTGGTGGGGGCGATCGGCCTTCACGCCACCTGGAATGCCGGCGCGTCGATGGGATGCGTCTTCTTCCTGGTGTATGCGGCCGTGATGGTGCCGGCCATGATGGCGCTTCTTGCCGTGGCCGCGTTCAGCCTGCGTTCGGAAGGCCGCCTGATCCATACGTACCTGGCGGTCGATCGCGAACGCGGGGTGCTCAGCGACACGGAGCACCAGGCGCTGTGTTCGGTGCGGGGGCGCCTGCACGCGTCGACGGTCGCGTTGACCCGCGAGGGCTGGGTGGCGTGGCGGCGTCGGCGGGCGTTTCACCGGGCCGCGAGCGAGCTGGCCTTCCATCGTCATCGTGTGGCTGATGGAGACGAGCCCGCCGACGCGGCGCTCGAAGCGGACTGGGTCAATCGCCTGAACGAGTTCCAGACGCGAGGATAGGGACTCTCCGGCTGCATTCCCATTCTTGCTAGGCGTCCCGGGGGAGCAGGCGCGGTTTCCCCTTGATTGGCACGGCACCAAAGTGTTTCAGGTCGAGCGTCGCGATGGCCTCGGCGCGCAGGCGTTCCGCCGTCGTGATCACGACGGCGTCCACCAGTCCCAGGCGCAGGGTCTTGTAGCGCCGGCAGAGCCGGTCGGCAGCCGCGAGATCCTCCTGGCGGCCCCACTCGACCGCGAACGCCCCGGACGCGAGGTCGGCGAGCCAAAGATCCTCGGCGCGGGTACCAAGGTGCGCGGCGACCAGGTAGTCGATCTCCGGGAGGACGGCCCAGGGCAGGAGCCACGCGTCCGGGTCGTCTTCGTACAACCGCCTCACCGTCTCGTGATGACGATCGCTCCGGTCGAACAAGGCGATCATGGCCCCGGTATCGGCGACGATCATCGCGGCGCTCCGAATCCTGCCAGATATTCCTCTGCACGCTCGCCAAGGTCGGCATGGCCGCTGCGAGCCGACGCGATGCTGCGCGCGACGCGCACGGTGTCGTGTTTGGCCACGTATTCGGCGATCGCCTCGCGAACCAGAGCGGCGGGCGCGATCCGGCGGTGGTACGCCACGCGCTTGAGGCGGCGGTAGTCGTCGCTATCGAGGTAGAGTGTGGTCTTGTCCATATATACCTGCCATATATGGTAAATGCGCTCGGCCACGAGGTCAACTGCCCGGGAGTCCGGAACCGGCTCGGCCCCTCTCATGGCGCTCACCATCGCGATGCACCGGCCCGAACCGTCGGTCAGCGCCGTCTTCTCGAAGCCCATGGACTGGCTCGTCAATCTCGAGAAGTACCTGCGGCCGGGCGCCAGGCTCGACAGCATCGATCGCGATCCTGCGCAGGGCGCCGACGTCCACTTCTGACCCAGAGAGCGCATCGTCGGGTACGCCAACGACGCCGGCGACGTGCTGATCAAGGCGGTGGATGATATGTCGCCACACCTGATCCTGGTGTTCAAGGCGCGGGAGCAGTGGGCGCCTCGCCCGTTGCGGCCGATAACGTCGTTATACTGAAGGCAACGGACTGAGGGAGCCGGTGACGTTCCGACCTAAGAACCTGACCGCCGAGACGCACCCCTGCGGAGTGGTCGCGTTTCTGGTGCTCGCGGCCACGCTGGTCGCAGCCTGCGCGCGGAGCCCGTCTGCTCCGAGTACCGGTGAAAGCCCGTTCGAGCAATTGGCCGAAAAGCTCGCCACGGCCCACTTCAGGATGCTCGCCGATCGGAGCGACGCGGCAACCCTACGTGCGGTCGCCGATGCGCTGGAGTCGGCCTATCCCCGGGTCACAACCGACTTGCACACGGGCGACCTGCCGGTCGTGGCAGCCTGGATCTGGGTGGACGCCGCGTCCTTCTACGACGCGATGCGTGGGAACATCGGGCAGACCTATCCCGGCAGCCGCGGCTACGTCTTTGGCGTGCGCAACCTCGGCGTGCTGGCCGACGCCACGGTGGCGCGCCACGCCACCCACGAATTCGTCCACGTGGTTTCGTTGGCGGTGAACGCGACGATCGGCAACAACCCGCGCTGGCTGTGGGAGACAGTGGCGCTTTATGAGAACGGTGAGTTCGTCAACCCCGCGAGCCTTGATTACATGCTTGCCGGCCGCTACCCGACGCTTGCGGCGCTCGATGCCGACTTCAATACGAGCCGGCAGATCTACGAGGTCGGCTACCTGCTGGGAGAGTTCATCGTCTCGGAGTGGGGCCTGCCGGGCTTGGTGGGCCTGATTCGTGAGAATGGCAACCTGGCCCGCGCGCTCGGCGTGACGACCGAGGCGTTCGAGGCTCGGTGGTACGCGTTTCTGCGGTCCAAGTACGGGCTGCCGTAGTGACCCGAGCCGGACAAACTTGGCGCATGTTCAGGTGGCCGGCGGACAGGGCGAAGGCCCTCAAGCAGTTGACGAACGGCGGTGCAATCGCCACACCGGAAACGTCCACTACCGCTGAATGGCCGCAAACCGTCAACCGTCGGTGCGGCAGTGAGCGGCTCGCGAGGATCTGATCGTGCGCCGCGGACCTTCTCCTTCACCTGCCCAATCCCGCCACGTTCGACCTCGACATGACCCTCCGCGAGGTCAACCACGTCCACGTCAGGCGACGAGAAGGACCGCTGCCACGCGGATTGCGGAACGGCTGGCGTCATCGAACTGAAGCACGAAGAGGAGCGTCCGAGCGCGCGCGTGGAATCCAGCGCGCCCGGCGTCACGGTCGACATCAGATCCCGCTGAGCCTGCCCCAAGGCGTTCGCTGCGGGAATCCGGGCGGGCGGGTCCCGCTTTCTCGTGCCAGCGGCAACGCGGGTACTACCGCTTCGTAAACACCACGATCCGGTTCGTATTGGTCCCGATCGTGTTGTTGGCCACACCCCACAGGTTAGCGGTCTTGGTGAACCGCTGGGCGTTGATCAGGATGAACACCGGCTCGAGCCCCGCCGCCAGACCGCTAGGCACCACAATTTCTTCCAGCCGGATCGAGCCCTTGTGCACCTCGCCCACTTCGAAGGCGACGCAGCCGCCGGGCTTCAGCACCCGATAGAGTTCGTGGAACACCCGAGTCATCTCGGCCTGCCAGGATGAGAGACTGCGCACGTTGGTGATGTGGACTGCCGTCGGATCAATCCCGCAGAACCAGCATCGCAGCCAGTTGTCGCCCTTGTAGTTGACGACCGTCAGGAACGGGGGGGATGTGACGACGAGATCCACCGAATGGTCGGCGATCTCCGGCGTCGCGTGAGCGGGGCGCGTCACGACCAACGCCCGGGCGCCTGCCCCATGAGTCTCTCCGGCAGACCTCTGGTCGCCGAGCAGCGTCGGTTCGACCGACTGGTAGTCCTTCAGCAGCGCCCTGCTCTTCTTGCCGATGAGCGCCCGCACGTCACGGCGCGGCGGCACCTGTCCGCGCTTGACATTGATCTTCCGCTGGGAACTCACCGAGGTGGCCTGGTTGGGCGGCAGCGTGTAGACCGAGAAGAAGCCCGGCGAATGGCCGGTGAGACGGTTCACGGCGACCATGCGAATCCAGCGGTCCACGTCGTCGAGCGTGCGGTCGCGTTCGCGTGTCAGCAGATACTCCCGCAAAGCGGAGATCTCCTGCAGCGTGTCGGGATGGTAGAAGACGTCGAAATCCGGCGGCAGTTCGACGCGGCGTTGGAAGTCGATTTCGGCCAGGCGGCGCTGGACATCTGTCATGGCCGGCGGCGCCAGGCGGGGGGCCAGCAGGACGGCCGTCAGCGGGTTGATGTCGTTGGCCACCGGCACCCGCTCGGCCAGCGACGCTTCGAGCGGTGTCGTGCCCCGACCCGCGAACGGATCGTAGACGACGTCACCAGGCTCGGTGAGGCGATCGATGAAGAAACGCGGCAACTGCGGCTTGAAGCACGCGCGGTACGAGATCTCGTGAAGGCTGTGCGCGTCGCGCTGGCGGCTGGTCCAGAACTCATTGATGAAAGTCGGCACCTCGACCAGGCCTCCGTCGGCCAACGCCGCCGAGGTGGTCGTTTCGGCGGTCACCTTGTGGTGCCAGCGGAAGTCGCGGACGTGGTGCAGCAGCTCGGCAGCGGTCATGGACACAATCGTTCATCGTGGGCCGCCCGCCGCCGCGTGTCAAGGCACCTTCCGTGAAATCGGCTGCCGTCATCGGGACGTCGCACCACTCCGCCGCGCGGCAGACCCCCACGCGCGAGAGCATGCCACAGGAAACGGTTGCAGCTGAGGTAGTATTCCCCAACCCAAGGAGAGAGGTCGCATGCCAGGACTGACCCCCGGACGCCGTTATCAACCCGCCTACTACGGATTCACCAGACAGCCGATGCCCGAGCGGCTGATAACGTTCGTCGAGCGCCAGGTCAAGGGCGCGCTGTTCGGCTGCCGGATGTGCGGCAACTGCCTGCTACAGGAGACCGCGTACATCTGCCCGATGGAGTGCCCCAAGGGCTTGCGCAACGGCCCGTGCGGCGGCTCGACACCCGAGGGGTGCTACGTCGACTCGAGCCGGCCGTGCATCTGGTATCGCATCTACGAGCGCGCCGAACGGATGGGCCGCACCGACAAGCTGATGGAGATCCTGCCGCCGCTCGACTGGTCGCGCACGGGCCGTGAGACCTGGCTCGAGGTGGGTCGCAAGGTGCGCGACCGCGGCTACGGCGCGGCCGCCGCCAGTCTGGTGAAACGCCGAGACGAGCGCCGGGCGTTCTGGGACCCGCTTTTCCGCGAGATCCGCCAGCCGTGGTGGTGGAACGGCGACGACCAGCCGCACCCGGCGCCGGCCCATCAGCCGGTTTCCTCTCTCGAGGAGAAACTCGCCAGCGGCCAGTTCGTCGTCACCTCCGAGGTGGCGCCGCCCCTGTCGGTCGCGCCCGACGAGTTGATCCGCACGCTGAACCTGTTGCGGGATTATGTCGACGCCGCGAACTTCACCGACAGCCCGTCGGCGACGGCGCGCATGTCATCTCTGGCATGCGCCGCGATCGCGATTACCCAGGGTGTCGAGCCCGTCATGCAGATCGCCGCGCGCGACCGTACCCGAACGGGCGTGCAGGCGGATATTCTCGGCGCCGCGGCCCTCGGCGTGCGCAACGTGCTGTGCCTCACCGGGGACCACCCAAAACAGGGGCCCGGACCGCAGAGCCGCATGGATATCTGGGACATCGACTCCATCCAGATGCTGTGGATCCTGCGGCGCATGCGCGACGCGCGGATGTATCTCGACGGCCGCGCCATCGCAAGTCCGCCGCGCCTGTTACTGGGCGCCGCGGCGTCGCCCTCGGCGTCGAGCCCGCGCATCCAGGCGCTGCGCGAACTGAAGAAGGTGCACGCCGGCGCGCAGTTCTTCCAGAGCAACCTCGTGTACGACGTCGAGCACTTCGAGCGCTACCTGGCCGAACTCGACAAGGCCGGCGTGCTCGCGCTCGCGCCGTTGCTGGCCGGCATCACGCCGGTGCGCAGTGCCCGCGCAGCACGCGCGATGACGGCCGTGCCGGGGATCCGCATTCCGCAGGCCCTCATCGATCGCCTCGAGCACTCGGCCGATCCGCAGGAAGAAGGCGTGCAGATCACGCTCGAGATCATCGATCGCGTCCGTCGCCTGCCGGGCGTGCGCGGCGTCCATATCATGGCCGTCGGCTGGGAGCTCATCGTGCCGCGCCTTGTGCGGGAGGCGAACCTCAAGGAGTTGCCGGCGCACGTGCTCGAGGCGGCCCAGCCGCTGGCGGTGCGCACGCGCGGCCGCAGCCGCACCGGTTCAGCCGCGGCGGCGCTGCGCCCCCCAACCGAACATACCGAACGCCAGTACCTGGACGCGCTTGCCGAAAAGGTCGTGGTCTTCGACGGCGCGATGGGCACGGAGCTTCAGAAACACGCCCTCACGGCGGCCGACTTCGGCGGCGAGCAGTATGTGGGCTGCAACGACTACCTTGTGCTCCAGAAGCCTGAGATCATCGAGGCGGTGCACGCGTCGTTCCTGGAGGCCGGCTGTGATGTCATCGAAACATGCACGTTCCGATCGAACCGCCTGACGCTGGCGGAGTACGGCCTGGGGACGCGCGTGCCGGAGATCAATCGCGCTGCGTCCGCCCTCGCCCGCCGCGTCGCCGATCGGCACGCGACGCGGGGTCAGCGCCGATTCGTCGCCGGCTCGATCGGGCCGAGTGGCAAGCTGCCGTCCTCGTCTGATCCCGAGCTCTCGCGCGTCTCCTTCGACGAGTTGGCGGACGTGTTCGC
Encoded here:
- a CDS encoding ribbon-helix-helix domain-containing protein, coding for MDKTTLYLDSDDYRRLKRVAYHRRIAPAALVREAIAEYVAKHDTVRVARSIASARSGHADLGERAEEYLAGFGAPR
- a CDS encoding DNA methyltransferase; translated protein: MTAAELLHHVRDFRWHHKVTAETTTSAALADGGLVEVPTFINEFWTSRQRDAHSLHEISYRACFKPQLPRFFIDRLTEPGDVVYDPFAGRGTTPLEASLAERVPVANDINPLTAVLLAPRLAPPAMTDVQRRLAEIDFQRRVELPPDFDVFYHPDTLQEISALREYLLTRERDRTLDDVDRWIRMVAVNRLTGHSPGFFSVYTLPPNQATSVSSQRKINVKRGQVPPRRDVRALIGKKSRALLKDYQSVEPTLLGDQRSAGETHGAGARALVVTRPAHATPEIADHSVDLVVTSPPFLTVVNYKGDNWLRCWFCGIDPTAVHITNVRSLSSWQAEMTRVFHELYRVLKPGGCVAFEVGEVHKGSIRLEEIVVPSGLAAGLEPVFILINAQRFTKTANLWGVANNTIGTNTNRIVVFTKR